A single region of the Crocosphaera sp. UHCC 0190 genome encodes:
- the psb34 gene encoding photosystem II assembly protein Psb34 gives MYTTQIDNGLTNAYAVEPKAYYAEYPAPYQQRRYLVQGAIAAFFITSLVIVSAVIS, from the coding sequence ATGTACACCACCCAAATCGATAACGGACTCACCAACGCCTACGCAGTAGAACCCAAAGCTTACTACGCTGAGTATCCTGCTCCTTACCAACAACGTCGTTACTTAGTCCAAGGAGCAATCGCTGCATTCTTCATTACCAGCTTAGTTATCGTTTCTGCTGTTATTAGCTAA
- a CDS encoding MFS transporter — translation MITSPQSEKLNFTTKLAYGAGDFGPAITANILVFYLLFFFTDVAGLPAGLAGSVLMIGKISDAINDPIIGILSDRTRSRWGRRLPWILAGIVPFAFLYCLQWIIPHFSDDINTNQWSLFAYYVLIGILFNITYTTVNLPYTALTPELTQDYNERTSLNSFRFSFSIGGSILSLILYILASIAYPNDAQTRFFVLGLSCSILAIIALLWCSLRIQERGANPILNLANKKQLGNILTLLGILGIMYGILRIIPGISPLIGGHSRLDYLSFFALLASLLILGFGLSLVFSKTEEHLVNKEAQQENKIAQTITSLSFPQQLKIVFNNRPFLFVIGIYLCSWLAVQLTASILVYFVVSYMRLGEDTSGFVALAVQGTALVMLFFWQAVSKKLDKKIVYFMGMGVWIIAQIGLFSLQPGQVTLMFILAIMAGFGVSVAYLIPWSMVPDVIELDELETGQRREGVFYAFMVLLQKFGLALGLFLVGVVLEAAGFIARVPGEDIPIQPESALLAIRIAVAPLPAIILIIGLVLAYFYPITREVHAEIRLKLRERQEQNS, via the coding sequence ATGATAACATCTCCTCAATCTGAGAAACTTAATTTTACCACAAAACTGGCTTATGGTGCTGGAGATTTTGGACCAGCAATTACGGCTAATATCCTAGTATTTTATTTACTTTTTTTCTTTACAGATGTAGCAGGTTTGCCTGCTGGTTTAGCGGGAAGTGTGCTGATGATTGGGAAAATTTCTGATGCGATTAATGATCCGATTATTGGCATTTTAAGTGATCGTACTCGTTCTCGTTGGGGTCGTCGTCTTCCTTGGATTTTAGCAGGAATAGTTCCCTTTGCTTTCTTGTATTGTTTACAATGGATAATCCCTCATTTTAGTGATGATATTAATACTAACCAATGGAGCTTATTTGCTTATTATGTATTGATTGGTATTTTATTTAATATTACCTATACTACGGTTAATTTACCTTATACAGCCTTAACCCCTGAATTGACTCAAGATTATAATGAGCGAACAAGTTTAAATAGTTTTCGGTTTTCGTTTTCTATTGGGGGAAGTATTTTATCGTTAATTCTCTATATCTTAGCGTCTATTGCCTATCCTAATGATGCTCAAACCAGATTCTTTGTGCTGGGATTAAGTTGCTCTATTTTGGCAATTATAGCCTTGTTATGGTGCAGCTTAAGAATTCAAGAAAGGGGAGCTAATCCTATTCTGAATTTAGCTAATAAAAAGCAATTAGGCAACATCTTAACCTTGCTTGGTATCTTAGGAATTATGTACGGAATTTTGAGAATTATCCCTGGCATTTCACCCCTAATTGGTGGTCACAGTAGGTTAGATTATCTCAGCTTTTTTGCCTTGTTAGCAAGTTTATTGATTTTGGGTTTTGGACTAAGTTTAGTATTTAGTAAAACAGAAGAACATTTAGTTAATAAAGAAGCACAACAAGAAAACAAAATAGCACAAACAATAACGTCTTTATCATTTCCTCAACAGCTAAAAATCGTTTTTAATAATCGTCCTTTTCTCTTTGTAATCGGTATTTATTTATGTTCTTGGTTAGCAGTTCAGTTAACAGCTTCGATTCTTGTTTACTTTGTGGTTAGTTATATGAGGTTAGGAGAAGATACATCAGGTTTTGTCGCTTTAGCTGTCCAAGGAACTGCTTTAGTAATGTTGTTTTTTTGGCAAGCAGTGAGTAAAAAACTCGATAAAAAAATTGTCTATTTTATGGGAATGGGAGTTTGGATAATTGCCCAAATTGGATTATTTAGTTTACAACCTGGACAAGTTACTTTAATGTTTATTTTAGCAATTATGGCAGGTTTTGGGGTATCGGTTGCTTATCTAATTCCTTGGTCAATGGTTCCCGATGTCATTGAATTAGATGAATTAGAAACGGGACAAAGAAGAGAAGGGGTTTTCTATGCGTTTATGGTGCTTTTACAAAAGTTTGGGTTAGCATTAGGATTATTCTTAGTAGGTGTGGTTTTAGAAGCAGCAGGATTTATTGCAAGAGTCCCTGGTGAAGATATTCCTATTCAACCGGAAAGTGCTTTATTAGCAATTCGGATTGCCGTAGCTCCCCTTCCTGCTATCATTTTAATTATCGGTTTAGTTTTGGCTTATTTTTACCCTATTACCCGCGAAGTTCATGCAGAAATTCGCTTAAAATTGAGAGAAAGACAGGAACAGAATAGTTAA